The following nucleotide sequence is from Halanaerobiales bacterium.
TAAAAAGTAGTATGTAGTAAATCAAAAGACTCAATAAAATCTAAATCCTTTTCAGATAAACAAAAATTTTTATATACACCTTTATCGACTTTTACAATTTCACTTCTGCCTTCTACTTCTTTTACAACTGAAAAAGCATTATTACCTTCCAGAACAGATATATGAGAAATATCAACATTTTCTTTTTCTAAAAATTCCACCAAATATTCCCCAGGGCCATCTGTCCCAAATGTTCCTAAATAAGCAGTATCTACCCCAAGCCGTTTACTTAAAATAGCAACATTATAGGCACTACCACCTGGATAAAATCTCTTTTTTTTATGATAAAAATCTGCAACATTATCTCCTACACAAACTAATGACAACTTCATCCTCCTCTTTTATATTCTTTTTAAAAAATTAGCATTTCTAAGATATTTAATAAGTAATGGAACTAAAGCTAAATGTAAAATAATACCTGGCATTCCTGAAATTATTGTACCCTGCACAAAAATAAGTGGATTTTTAGGTAATCTACCAATATTAAATCCATGAACGAGTATATAAACTACAATACCAGTACTTATTCTTCCTAATAACATAGTAATTATCAAACTCAAATATATATTTACATTTTTCACTTTATAAAGATAGCCCATCAAATAACCATAAATAGCTAACTCTACAAACATTATTGGTAACATAGGAATTACTGGAGGCATACCTGTAAAAAGAGAACTCAAAATCGGAGTCATCATCCCAACTATAAGTCCTGCTATAGGACCCATTAAAGCACCAGCTATAAAGACAGGTATATGCATTGGTGATAAAATTTGTGCTATACTACTCCCAAAAATATGAAAGACAATTGGTAATATAATTCCTAAAGCAACAAATATGGCCATTAAAACTAATTTTTTTGTTGTTATTTTCATTATGCTATTCCTCCTAAAAAAAGGTCCACCATATAATATGGTAGACCCTTATAGTATTTTATTTTGCTATTCTTCTCCTCTTGCCAAATCTTTTACAATATCTCCTCTAGTTACTATTCCAACTAATTTGTCACCTTCCACAACTGGTAATCTATTAACATCTTTATCACTCATTAAAGTTGCTGCATCTTCTACTGTAGCTTCAGGTGAAATTGTAATAACTTTCTCTGTCATTAAATCTTTTACTTCAACGGCTATAAACTTTTTAAACTCTTCTCTAAATTTTTTATAACTCTCTAAATATATAATACCACCAATCACATTTATATAGTCAGGAAAATGGAGCTTTTTATCTTTAACTATCAAATCTGATTCACTGACAATTCCCACTAATTTTCCATCTTTAACAACAGGTAAACCACTTATTCCAGTTTCACTTAAAATTTTAGCTGCTTCTTCTACACTTGTATCAGGAGCTAATGTTTGTACATCTTTACTCATAATATCTTTAACTTTTAACATAAAACCACTCCTTTCTATATCTTCTCTCTTAATTAAGCGAAATTTATATCTCTTAATTATAATTTCTAGATAAGCGGTTAAATACCTTTTTAAAATGCTTTGTGAATTTAATCAATAAAAGAAAAAAACCAGCCTTTTAAAAGACTGGTCTGATTTTAATTCATATTTATTCTTTTAGAAAATTATTTAAATCATCTAATAAATCATCAAGTTCTATATT
It contains:
- a CDS encoding CBS domain-containing protein, with protein sequence MLKVKDIMSKDVQTLAPDTSVEEAAKILSETGISGLPVVKDGKLVGIVSESDLIVKDKKLHFPDYINVIGGIIYLESYKKFREEFKKFIAVEVKDLMTEKVITISPEATVEDAATLMSDKDVNRLPVVEGDKLVGIVTRGDIVKDLARGEE
- a CDS encoding ECF transporter S component: MKITTKKLVLMAIFVALGIILPIVFHIFGSSIAQILSPMHIPVFIAGALMGPIAGLIVGMMTPILSSLFTGMPPVIPMLPIMFVELAIYGYLMGYLYKVKNVNIYLSLIITMLLGRISTGIVVYILVHGFNIGRLPKNPLIFVQGTIISGMPGIILHLALVPLLIKYLRNANFLKRI